The genomic window GAAGAACCAACAACGAAATTTGGTAGAAATTGATGACAAACTTAAGTATAGGCGCAGTAAGATTTTGACCTGGAAATGAGAGCTGTTCATGCTACGGGCAATCTGACGGAAGAGTGGAACCATGCATCTTTGGAACTCTGCAAGCTGTGTTGCCTCTAAAACCTCTTCTAACTCACCCAAGAACATCACCTCCTTTGAACTGTTTGTCACAGGCCAATATTTAAGTAAGCCCCTAATAACTGTGTCAGCAAGTTTGCAGTCCTTCTCAACAAACTGTGTGATGCAATAGGCTAGCTGCTGATGGTACATAGATACACATTTTGGCTTGTGAAGAGGGATCAATGCACGAACAAGGAACAATTTGTGCTCTTCCTTAAGCGGAAGGGCAAACCCATTGATAATACTGCCCAGGATCTCCAACAACTCTGCAACACCATTATGTTTCTCTGTTTCGAATATAAACCTGTAGAATATGTTGTTAATTGCTTTCCTGATGAATGGTCGATGAACCATGAATTTACCATATATTCGATGAAGTATCGTCTTTAGATAGTCCCTTTCCCTGGGATCCTCCGAGTCAAAAAGGTCTAGCAGCCTAAGAATGAAGGAATGATCAATATATCTCTTGGCCAGCTTCGCATCTGTCTCCTGTGACGCTACAAATCTCAAGAAAACCTCATACACGATCTGCAGGTGAGACCATGCAGGATCCATGAGAGGCTCGTCCTCCTCCAGATCAACCCCTTCAATGGCCTTGTTCTCACGAGGGGTGGGGCTGGAGCTCCGGAACAAATTAATCGACACCATCTTTGTGATCTCCAGCATGACAACCTCTGAGAACTTGCCATTCGCAGAAGTGACGTAATCAACAAGCTCCATAAGTGTCTGGCGCTTCACCTCCTTCTCCTTGAGGTTCTTTGTTGGATCCGCGAAGTCATACACAGTGCAGCATAGGTTCACCTTCTTGACAAACAAATTCTGCTTCTCGGACGCCGGCACGTCCTTGAATGCCGGTAACGGCTCATTGGAGTGATACACCACAGCCCCATTCATCACTGGGTTAGGAGTTACACCAGATGGAACTGGATAATCTCCATTTCCAGCCCTCTTGTTCCCTGGGTCCATGCTCCTCGCTACACTGTAGGAATTCGACGGATCAGTTCCATTCCCCGCAGCAGCAGCTTCCCGGCTATCCCCAGCCTTCCCCGGCTTCCTCGGCAGCCTGCCAAGGATCTGCTTAATCATCTTCCACCAGAACCAACCAACCAAAACCCTAGCAGTACAAATCGGCCACGGAAGCGAAGAGGGGATCTACACAGACCTTCGGCTCGTGTGCTGAACCAGCAACCCCCAAGATCTCACCAGACCCAAGCCGACGAATCCACCAGCCGGCAAAGGAACCACAGCCCTAGCTCCGATCCCCCGGCGGAAGCGGAACCAACCAATTAAGCCGCCCAGATCATTTGAACCAATACGAATCAGACCTGGTGAGGAAGCCACTCCACCGCCCGGGCCTGAACGGATCAGGCCACGCCTCCATGGCCGGAAAAATCCAGTCTTTGTCCCGCTCCCggagccgccgccggccggccggccaaatCTTGGATCCGAGAACCGCAGAGCGGCAGGGCACAATCGGATGTGAGAGGATGATGGGGTGTTCAGGGCGAGGTGGGGAAGGATGGGAGGAACCTTTTCTTGGGCTgacaagctccctctctctcctttTTGGTTCTCTGGATTTGAGAGGCCTGGAGGTCCCCAAAAGTAGCAAAGGGAGATGGAGTAGGAGTAAAAGCTCGCGCAAGCGCTGCTGCGAGGGCGAGGCTGCGACTTGCGAGGAGAGCGAGATGCAATGGAAGGGACGGCAGCCGGAGTGTGATGTGTCTATTCACAGTAAACAAACTGTTCTGGGTTGAGCTGCACTGCTTGCAGCACAGCTGCTGCTGTCACTTTTGTTTAATGCTCGTTTGGTTCATCCTCCTTTAATCACTTTTAGTCACTAAAATACTAAATACCTCACTAAAGTTTTGTAGCTTTTAGTCATCAAAAGATAACTAAAAGTAACTAAAGTATGCATAGAACAACTACTTTAATAGGTGGAACTAAACAGAAGTCACTAAACTTTAGAGAGGTCACTATAAACTTTAGACATCACTAAACTTTAGTGTgtgaaccaaacagacccttagccTCTCTCGGACTAATTTTGCTGTCTAGATTCTGGACAGAGGAGAGAACCTTCCATGGATGCTAGTGCTGGCGGCCGGCATTCTAGCACTCTTTCCTATGTCACTTCACCTCCATTTGTGAACAAACTTGATGTGTTCATTCATCGAAGGCTTTGTTTAGATTCATGGTGTAAAGTTTTAGGATGTCACATttggtctgttcgctggttggtttctgggctggtttggattggctggtgctggtttgttgtgagaggaaaacactgttggttggctggtttgggctggctgaaaccaacaagcgaacagagtgATTGAATGTTACATGTGGTGTCGCATagagtgttcggatactaataaaaaaacaaattacagaattcgtcagtaaaccgcgagacaaatttattaagcctaattaatccatcattagcacatgtcttactgtagcaccacgttatcaaatcatagactaattaggcttaaaagattcgtctcgcaaagtagtagcaatctgtgcaattagttattttttagtctatatttaatactccatacatgtgtccaaacatttgatAGGATatggtgtaaagttttgggaAGGAAATAAACAAGGGCTAAATAAACTTTTGACATGTTCGCTTGGttgataagtcatggctaaaagtacggttggctgatttgttgtgaaagaaaaatattattcgttggctgaaaaaatacggcttataagccaaacgaacagggcatagCTCCTTGTGCAAGTTCACAGCTACTAATCCATTGAATAAACAAGGATATTGTAACGACTGCGAGGGTACGAGATGTTTATGCTAGTAGGATTGTGAGACCGTCGGTGACGAAGTGCACTTGTTGTCGCTGTTTTCTTAGGTAAAGCTATCTCGCGCTCGAGTGTTTTTGTCCCTCAAACTCGATGCccatctctctcattcttctccatCTCCGGCCTCTTACTTATTTTTCAACTTCGACATGCTTAGAAGGAGCTCGGGGGAGACAGGTCGGTCAGGCGATGGGGACGGTGGCAGGCAGCATTAGGGTTTCGGTGACAGCAACGCGGAGGCGACCGAGCTAGGTCGGGACGGGGGTGCCCGTAGCCATGGCGGCAGGGGGAGAGGAAGGAAGAGGTCGCCTTAGACGCGGTAGGGTCTCGCCGGAACTCCACGGCTGAGGAGCTTCGGCGAGAGCATACCACGCTACAACGGGACAATGGGTGCTGGGCGGTGGCAGCGCGTCGAGAGGAGAAAGACGATGAAGAAAAAAAACCGAGTGTTCCAACACCCGAGCATGGCATAGACAGACTTCTTTTTTGCTTCTAGCTGGCAGTGCAGTTACTACTACTGCAGTTGCATACCTTGGTGTGATGCTCCAATGAAATGAACTTTACCCTGTGTGCCTTGCTTGGTCGCTTCGAGCTATCTTATTGCTGTCAAGGTGAAGCAAGAGTCGTCGTAGGTGGTTGATATGGTAACCTAAGACACTTAGCGACCTTTCTCCTTAAATAGCTAATAACGGGTTAAATCATGCTATAACAGCTAATAACATCTAAATTATGGGATTTGCTCAATTTTAGGTGCCTGAATTTTAGTTTACTTTCATACGACAGTTATTGCACATACTTTATACTAAAATTGCAGTTTTAGTTCATTGCAATTTCTGTAGACACAATCTGCAATTTTTTGTTCCGAGAATAAAAACATGTTAGACAAAACCAAAAACCTGACAAAACCTTATATTTGTTGCCGCAAAGACAATTTAACAATTCACAATTATTTATCAGAATTGCTAACCCATAACTGGTTGTTTTGTGAGGCTCTGTCAACCGGGTGTTTTGGCCATCGGATCGGGCGTGGATGGCTCGGGCGGGTGGCGCGGCCAACGAGGCAGTAGGCTTGGCCGGCGAGGGGGCACCCGAGGCCGGCCTCgtggctccggccatggtggGCGCGGCGCAGGGCAAGAGGCCGGTGACGAGGAGGGTGTGGACGGCCCTGGCAGGCGTGGCACTAGGCAGCGCAGGGCCAGCGGTCGACGACGAGGAGGGCGAGCGCGACAACGGTGTGGCTCAGGGAAGGCCGGGGTaagtgttggtatattttaacgcgcACTGATAAATCCGTAAACGTACGGATATCGCTGTAGCTTTCACtcggaggtattccaagtatcatatccacagggaaacgtgtgaggtTAACTATGGTCCAACTTAAcccggagtagcaacaagacttaagaaagCTGGAGTATAGAGGAGATCGCTAAGGTTTTCTAGTTCTAATCTTGATAAGCTATGTCTTATATTGTTTAAcaggggatattactaagggaaacatagacagagtatgtttcctataataactaaatcctgctagtcctacaaacgggaggtggactacagaggattcaacgaggctataagagtcaccctcgtgagctaccaccgatccagaatatagggtacatccacgagttacccgagtctaagcaccacacttacactatgaGTTACGCGAGCTTAGATGCATCCACAAAGGCAGTGGGGAACCGACATACGAAGCAGGCTAacaggtggggcccacagggcCGGGTGACCCCACCTACAGGCTGAgcggccccacatggcagtgggTCGAGCCCTGCTTTGGTGATTTACCTTCTAgatccttctagagtcttcccacgtaggtaccGCGGTGGAATTCTGTAATTTCCTTCGATgattaggtccaccttgatgattttctagataaaccctgctaaaaacacagattcaccaaaactcttggaatttattagtttaaacccctaaaccatcattggtgattacatttatgcccttatccatgtttaattgacggtttataatggttgttaactaccgtcaacaatttccccaagcttaacctttgctagtcccttagcaaaactaaactcagcattggatcaggagttgctactatgctttcacgcctcaaaagtacataggcgttcaatcaaaaattctccaccgaagtagaataaactgatctgactttcaaacttacccgtaTTACCTTTAATCatagggcttcttagccttcacttgggtcttaagcaattgaaagacagaataatCAAGTCAAGTactatatctcaagttctttgttcaaccattattccaaAGTCTTTAtaggtttttaaaataaaactcagagattccattgtatggtACTCTCAAGTctatcaatatatgtggtatttatggatcctcaccaaggcaataagagatgttatgcctttttctctttctaccactaaggctttatgtggagttcataggtagagagaaagctagagcatacttacaaatgcatatattgtaaaatcAAACAACGGattcaaagagagttgagtcatacaattaaatcaagatatgcatgtgtgtggatatatggtggatatatatggtggctaacctaattctactatgctcctagAAAATATATCTCCCTTTTTaaaacttagaaacatttgcaAGAGAATAGGAGCTATCTTATTCATTTCTTTTTTTTCAGGagagcatctgagtacccattattttaaatatctcgaacacttatccatttttcCTCAatcttctttttctctctcttttttgtatgaataactcttgcatagccacatgtctcttttctacaacaaaatgagagatagcaacaagaacttggagcatttatttggtggatagaaaacctaacaagcatgtttttggtattttctcccagtgtaggagtaaaatattttttggtagatctagatggaaggcatgtttttgcacctacccccaatgtatgagtagtgcatatttaggtggtgtgtacgtgatcttaattttaagagcatgacaaatctctcataagggtcaacaaagcttgacaaaactcaatgcaaaagtaaaCAGCATATAcatggaagtttttctagcctaaataacatgtatggctctagtggaaattcaagttttgtcatacagaaactcatcatgtagcatttttatgtttttcaaagttAAATCCCCAGAACTTTAGTGttactaggaacaagataaacagctgctcagaccttctcatatcatatctgccAATTACTTAGACTTAGATCAAACattcgctacccacgagttttcagtttagagtaaatctttatataaatcagtcgtatccaaaactcgggagaattcaaggctgaatactaggtacttgaaaggaattacaacagagcaactattcatcatttctattcaagagattattctaagtcctctttattttattcaactcttaaaaacaaaaaatcagacacatactttttattttgtttacaTAATTTAAAATCATACCTTATCAATATATATAGCtgagataaatttttattttgttttagtttgttatgcatctttttatttcttttgcaaatatgaagcaaacttaaaaattatagaaccaaaaagaaaaagaaatacttagctagatacatggagaATGCTCcttccccaagctggatgttatCGTGGTCTTTCTTATCCCTCCAGAAATTGTGTTCCTCGCGTAGCGGGTGTAACAACAGTTCAGAAGAATGTATTTCGGATGGATGGCGTTGCTCTTGATCATcttgcaaaatactccaacaagaacactaAAACTCATGGCACAGAttaagataaggggttagcggttagtcattcagagatttgttgtccttgaagATTTAGACAGATTTCTTAATTGATAAAGTCCTAGCAGGATatctatttaatatttttggattttcttatttgtaTAATGTAGAAAGAAATATGTAtgtatggtatttttatttttttaaaccaCAGTAAAATATTCCTACGGACTTTTAcacaccatagatttattcacatggggctttaagCTTTAATAATGCAAttatagcagaaccgaccaataatcttgtatggccctacgtatctaggtgcaagctttttTTACTCCAAATATTTGCACTCCTTTCATAgatgacacttttaagtatataTAATcccccacttcaaaagttagtggtcttcttcttttatcagtataactcttttgtcttgattatgttgctttcatatgctgttggataatgcgtACCTGCTCTTTAGCttcggtgacaaagtcaatgtcaaagtatcttctttctttgggctcaatccaattcaagggagttctataTTTCTGACCAtataaggcttcaaaaggagccatcttgatgcttccTTGATAATTGTAgttgtaggaaaactcggctAATGGTAACCaattctcccatgaacccttggaggatataacacaagctctcagcatatcttctaagatctggttcactcgctcggtctgtcctaaagtttgtggatgatatgctaaaCTTTGGATTAGTTTAGTTCCCCAGGCCTAGTGCAAGTACTCCAAAAAACGAGCTATAAATTATGGTcatcgatctgagattatggtctttggtaccccatgtagtctcacaatctaATAAACATACAACTCAACGTATTTCCCTACGCGATCCACGTTGTTAACccgtataaaatgtgctgacttggtgaggcaatctacaatgacccatatggaattatGACATTGCTGTGTCATCAGAtgacctgtaataaagtccatacttatttcctcctatttctagcctagaataggcaaaggctgaagtaatctagcagatttcaaatgaacggccTTTAATCTACtgtaattatcacacctagcgacataggcggcgatctctttcttcatcttggtccaccaaaaataggtttttaaatcttgatatattttgctactaccctgatggatagacaacttggatgaatgagcttcatctaaaatttgatttctaagctcactgTCTTTtgataccacaagtcggtcctcaaactatagcacacctctttcatctaacctgaaatgcttggtttcttgttctttcaactttctcttgatgtgaaatatacccacatctgtcttctgtagttctatgatttagctctcaagtgagcaactgacagtgatattgtgcagcacaacaggttgtaacaaattaaatccatcttccaacaaggcttccaaagCATTACAATGAGATtattgactaagtgcatctgctacaacattagcttttcctagatggtagtgcacttctaaattatagtccatgattagctctaaccatcttcgttgtctcatgtttagctcagattgagtgaagatatatttgagacttttgtggtcagtatatatatgacatacgtttcccaacaaataatgtctccatgtCTTTaacgcatgaacaactgctgcaagctctaaatcgtgcgtagggtaattgacttcatgctttctcaactgccaagaagcataggcaatcactctttcttcttgcataagcacacaccccaaacttgtacccgatgcatcacagaacacatcgaaaggcttttcaatatcaggttgtgctaaaacaaAAGATGTAGTTAAcatggtccttagggtgtgaaaagctgcttcacactctaacgtccaactgaacttttcatctttctaaagtagtctggtcataggcttagctatcttggagaaatctagaatgaaacgacgatagtaacctgctaaccctagaaaactctgaacttcatgaaccgaagttggggccttccaatccatgacctcttgtactttagatgggtctacagatagtccatctctagataagatatgacctaagaaaggtaccttgctcaactagaattcacacttgctaaacttggcatataacttatgttccctcaatctagacaaaacaatTATCAAATGCTCTGCATGGTCTGCCTCATTCTCTGAGtaaaatcaagatatcatcgataaacacaaccacgaacttgtcgagctcgggcatgaatacagaattcatcgagtacatgaagtaggtaggagcattatttagtccaaaagacatgaccaaatactcgcacaaaccatatctagttgagaatgttgttttaggtatatcctctggcctgatcttaatttgatgatagcctgacctcaagtcaatcttggagaatacctttgcttttgccaactaatcgaacaagatatcgatacgaggcaaaggatatttgttcttaatagtcacagcattaagtggcctataatccacatatattctcaaagacttgtccttcttctttacaaacaaagctagacatccccatggagacaaactaggttgaatgaggcctttgtccaacagttcttgtaactgaattttaagttcagctaactcatttggtgacatcctatagggtcttcttgagataggtgccgtacctggtactaactcaatcttaaattccacatccctatacGGTGGTAAACCTAGCAACTCATCTGGAAATAcattaggaaactcacaaaccactggaatatcataaagggtagtggcttggatagcataagacaagttttggagatcaaaacttcaggaaagtggtactagaaaagcgttacccccctttggttctctcaacacaattgtcctagtgctagtgtcaataagaactccataatcgctcatccatttcatgcctaagattacatctatggctaatccgagcaatactattagatccatcgtgtactcctcttgtatagagatgagcacatctctgactatttggtttgtagagatagtagccctagccgaacttatactataaccacccttgtttacctcaattactttctaGTCATACtaagatgcaaatgcttggctcataaatgaatgagaagctctagaatcaaataaaacaatagcggtatgtttgttaacaagaaacataccatctGTAACAACCTCTCCCATTGGAACTTcttcaacagcggtataatgcacgtatctagGACATGCTTTAGGATTTGTCTGCCTCTGATTTCCCTcgctttgattgttgttcttcttaggatggggcaCTCTTTAGACCAATGGCCCAactgattatagttgaagcatggttgattactcctaggtcctactgagcttccttgccctccgtttcccttaggtagggcaatggtgaatgccatACGAAACACCTCCTGAGGTTGGTTGGCCTGAGCTTTTGGCggaggaggcctgaacttgggcgcTGGTGGTCGAAACTGTGGCCTAGCCACCACTGGAGCTCTAGACTAGGAAGATCCTGAGGCGCCTGCCTCAGCTGCTCTCTTGCGTCCTTTTACTGCCGCATGTAGATTGTTCTGATTCTCTTGAGTCAAGGCATCAttaatgaactcattgtatgtggtgcacctcgagttggccatggttttcattagcttagtgctaaggcctctcttgaagctttcaatcttcttttcttctgTATCAATGAACCCTAGGGCATAACGGggcaagttgttgaatgcatgcatgtactccataagagtcttggtcccttgtgtgagtcgcatgaactcagctactttcatgtgcattagccctgggggaatgtgatgtcccttaaaggctaacttaaattgctcccatgtgacctgaGAGTTGGTAGGTAGAGATGATAGGAAATAGGTCCACCATATTTTGGTCGGTCCCTACagctgatgggatgcatattctaCCTTTTGATGTTTCATAACCCTCaatagatggaacttttgctcaattGTGTTTAGCCATTCATCCGCTTAAAGCGGTTCTTCGGCCACCTTAAAGATAGAAGGCTTGGTGTCTAAGAAATCCTTAAAAGAGTTGTACTGATTTAGCTTAGGGCCCTGTTGTTGCTGATGGCGCGAGCAGTGTTCTGTGTGATGAGGCGTAGTGTTTCCTCCATTATTCTCTGACTACCCAAGAACTGTGCAAAGAATTCATTTGCagacgatggtggtggtggtggtaaatcACCATCGTTGCCCTCTTGGTTGTTGCCTGCTCCAGCCGAGTGCAAGTcataataaaatagaggcataataattcattctcgcaacatgacatcacccatttgatcacttatcgggctcgcatcgcgttaacatgcatgtcataatcaccagtaaaatgaaactggaatttcattaaagttcaacccatcgTTAAACAACATGTAGAGTGCCCATATTACACGAAAGTCAATTTATGAATACcaaacttcaagctacaagtccattacataaataacagAGATACATCTAGCGCTctaactagtcactaggcgatACTAGTCTTCTACATGCTCATGGTTGAGGTCgaagataggatcatcctcatcctctagttCTACTTCCTCTTCCTCCCAACCGTCATCCTCGATCAACATCTCTAGATCTTCTTCCTCATTaaggatcgggtgcagttggttCTTCaggaaatgcacctcatgctaaagatcaaccaccatgttctgaGTCTGTGCAAGCTGCTGGTGCAAGTCCCTCTCAACACAGTCTTGCTATACGCTTAAGGCTTGGGTCATGTCTCGTTCGGCTTCTACCATAGCCGTGcggttgtttgctaggatccgcTGGCGCGTAGCTATGAACGCCTCAGCATGGGCAGCCTCCAGTTGCTCCTATGGTCCTGCTAACATTGCCAGATCAtccgctcttgcctcttgggtggtagctctctgcttatcaacttgctccatttgggtgtgaaGATTTCTCAAAGCTAGATAAGCTTGATTAGTTTCCCattgagcctcacttgctgcctttttgtgctttaGCACACTCTTCTTTAGCTTACACTGTgtagcttcagctctcatgagcttgtccatgcaagtggtataggactcctgccagaagtccctTGTGTCCTGAcgagtgtagaacatcttcattactacaaacatggcactcatagtagGACTAGAACTGTCTACTCGCTCATCTCCATCTTGGATCAACACATTGTTATTGCGATGTGCCCACACTATCGTGGATGGATCCACtcgaggaaaagtaccagcggcactgatggtaagctcatccccgtgctGTTGATAAATTtgactcagcacctcaaaagccactacttgggcagccttccAAGGAGTTCTTCCTCCAGATTCCGCCTTccattcctgccagaagggtTCTTGGGTATGAGCTAGTATGGTCAGCTATACTTCATACCagggttgtccctctaggtatacttcattccagtaatagaggggTGGTTCGTAATATcccgcataatgcaagactccCCAAAAGTAGGgcaggagttccaaacatcaacaggaaactctcacttctagctggtgctgccatcggtccaacaacatgtgcaactctcatgagacaaagtcataatggataagagttacataaccgagtaagagattaataaggggaggaacaatgcaagtatgaaataatgatttatcatgatgcatgcacgttacgtacgtccttacaaacttaggaaaaattatttctaacgacatacacggtggcatacatacattctctcatatatagcgtaactagtcgggctacatgtttcgctgttagtgtacctgcataaggatttcattttagcccaaccccacaagtatatatgcagaatgtaaatctgggctctaagttgcaatctaaatacttatatatatatatacaccatatatatatatttctgtattaaagctacccaaaagtaaatacatcctatatatacatataaatatgcatatatagtcatatcaaagctaaccctcaattaaatacttctgtatatatatgaggcatatatacacttcaatatcaaagctaactctccacATTAAACCGCACACTCACAACTTACGGTCATGCCACTatgatgatgattggcatcttaccttggatgtagaggcatttgatccatacattaccactggaataaatggcatccatacaatagcacaccgtatggacgacgaaaaggAAAACCcacaagttagtacttaattagccacctgaagtccttaactgggcataaaggaagtaatcactggcacactttagattcaaactctaggttttaaaacacctatatatatagctattagttgctagaaaatggCTTTGGAAAATAAAacatttgttttaaatacacatgtggcaattactGTTGAAtttgctctgataccagatgtagtagaaccgaccaatttataagagcacaagtacaatggcagcccgcaaacggtcacactgtcatacttgagcccatataaatccagtagtccatcgagtacagcgatgggtctcgattaaccatcaacatacaactaagatcgtacatgattcaacatacatgtcacatgttacataaggttcacaaatacagttcattcattagagtatgaattaaggttattTCAAGCCAAGTTCagtagatagtagcggaagcaaatttaaagtttgaaactaacatctgccatcatagttcaaatacttagtgccagttcatgatcaaactcccacaaaagcatataagaaggattaataagagatgcctgcctagggctcactcctcatccacggcaggacataagtagttcttgcaatagccatg from Miscanthus floridulus cultivar M001 chromosome 11, ASM1932011v1, whole genome shotgun sequence includes these protein-coding regions:
- the LOC136490832 gene encoding serine/threonine protein phosphatase 2A 59 kDa regulatory subunit B' eta isoform-like isoform X2, producing the protein MDPGNKRAGNGDYPVPSGVTPNPVMNGAVVYHSNEPLPAFKDVPASEKQNLFVKKVNLCCTVYDFADPTKNLKEKEVKRQTLMELVDYVTSANGKFSEVVMLEITKMVSINLFRSSSPTPRENKAIEGVDLEEDEPLMDPAWSHLQIVYEVFLRFVASQETDAKLAKRYIDHSFILRLLDLFDSEDPRERDYLKTILHRIYGKFMVHRPFIRKAINNIFYRFIFETEKHNGVAELLEILGSIINGFALPLKEEHKLFLVRALIPLHKPKCVSMYHQQLAYCITQFVEKDCKLADTVIRGLLKYWPVTNSSKEVMFLGELEEVLEATQLAEFQRCMVPLFRQIARSMNSSHFQVAERALFLWNNDHIENLIKQNYKVLLPIIYPALERNSRDHWNQAVRSLTLNVRKIFSDHDSAFFGECVQRFNDEVLKQEESDSKREALWKRLEEMATSKPGKNNPLGAPNGKPSQAAG
- the LOC136490832 gene encoding serine/threonine protein phosphatase 2A 57 kDa regulatory subunit B' theta isoform-like isoform X1; translation: MIKQILGRLPRKPGKAGDSREAAAAGNGTDPSNSYSVARSMDPGNKRAGNGDYPVPSGVTPNPVMNGAVVYHSNEPLPAFKDVPASEKQNLFVKKVNLCCTVYDFADPTKNLKEKEVKRQTLMELVDYVTSANGKFSEVVMLEITKMVSINLFRSSSPTPRENKAIEGVDLEEDEPLMDPAWSHLQIVYEVFLRFVASQETDAKLAKRYIDHSFILRLLDLFDSEDPRERDYLKTILHRIYGKFMVHRPFIRKAINNIFYRFIFETEKHNGVAELLEILGSIINGFALPLKEEHKLFLVRALIPLHKPKCVSMYHQQLAYCITQFVEKDCKLADTVIRGLLKYWPVTNSSKEVMFLGELEEVLEATQLAEFQRCMVPLFRQIARSMNSSHFQVAERALFLWNNDHIENLIKQNYKVLLPIIYPALERNSRDHWNQAVRSLTLNVRKIFSDHDSAFFGECVQRFNDEVLKQEESDSKREALWKRLEEMATSKPGKNNPLGAPNGKPSQAAG